The Vanrija pseudolonga chromosome 1, complete sequence genomic sequence TGGGCAGTGGACTGTAAGAATGTGCGGTGCGGCCGGCCCACCCaggacgccgagatgagACAGGTGCACGCTATCGCACGCAAtctggtggaggtggaggtcgtGGCGCCGTCTTCATCACCGTCTTGTCTCGGCTGCCTCGCCTCGAGTCGCCTTATGCGTGTGATAAGCTCGCACAGGGGGGTTCGAAAGCCAAATACATACAGCATGACACTGGCATGGATGACTGGGAGCAGGGGAtcctgggtggggtgggtggaggaAGGGATGaggcgacgtcgagatctGTCTGTGTCACCCAGCTGGAGTCGCGGATGGACTCTTGATGGGAACCAGGCAGCCCTAGCACCATCCACTATGCGTCCAGAAGCACATCAGGCGGAAGCACTAGGGCGTCATGACGGGAATGGCCTAACTCGTCGATCTCAACACACATTGCTGACGCGCTGATCAGACTGGCTGTGCCAatccttcctcctccgccaccagaAAAACCATCAACAAAAGGATAATCAAACTTCCCGTCGGAGAATCGAACTCCGATCTCCCGCGTGACAAGCGAGCATACTAGCCGTTATACGAACGGGAACAAATTGTCTTTAGCTGACGATTTTGTTGTTTCCGAGGTCGTATCTGAGCTTCGCGCTTACGATCCCTCTGCAGCTTCCCTTCTTTGCCACTGTCTGACCAGCCCTGTGCACACAGGGCTACGGTGGGTGACCCAGGCGCATGCCCCCTCCAGCCTCAACAAAATTCTGGACACGCCGCCATTCTACACTGCTGCCCTTGCTGGCTATGCTGCTTTGCTTTGTGTCGCAGCATGTAACTCTGAAGGAAGGCGGTGACGTTTTAAGTGACTTCCAGCTCAACGGTCCGTACGATGGTCCTTACGTAAATGTGAGGAGTTGCCTGCTTTGGGTGGTGTTGACTCTCTTGGCTGCTGGAGTGGGGAAGCGGTTGCGGCAGTATTGTGTGTGTCGTCACCCTGGCTGGGTTGCCCAGTTGACCCCGCCCTGCCCGGCGTCATTCTGGCTCCTAGGCTCCATGACGGTCCACacggcccagcccagcccagccagcgtCCATTCAGCAcccgcccgccaccgccatcaacgacacaccacaccaccacaccacatcCAAGTCGCTTCCTATCCACCCGACGACGCCACCACAACTACTACTACAACTCCCTCTCGACAGCTTATTCCTTTCATCCTACTCAAACTCCACGTCCCCCTATCATTACacaatgtcggcgaggaAAAAGGTTCTCCTCAAGGTAAGTAAAGGCAACGACACAACACAGCCTCGTCCACcacaccccctcccctcccctgGCTCCTCCCCGAGACCGTCGGCCGACCATGATCAAGACGACACGACTCGCTAGTCTGTCTCTATCACGACGTCGATGGTGCCCTCGAGCACACCTTCCCCTCATTGCACACGACTGCTTCACACGTACAGAGCAACGAGCTGACGCATCCCTCTCCAGGTTATCATCCTTGGCGACTCTGGGTGAGTATCACGTTTCAACATTAGGCctctcggcgtcgggtcATGAAACGTCAACGTCTATTACGGCGGGCATTGCAGTCATCGCGTCGACTTTGCCGAGTAACCATGCTGACGGTGTGCGCTTCCCCCATTCCTCTGGATTGACCGATACTCGTTCTGCGTTGCGCCGCCCGATGGAACGTGATCTTGTGACGCCCCATGTCGACCCTATCATCGACTCGTGTCACGCTTCCGCTCGTCCGACCTATCTTCTCCGTCGTTCCCTCACTGCAGTGTCGGCAAGACCTCGCTCATGAACCAGTATGTCAACAAGCGCTTCTCCAACCAGTACAAGGCTACTATCGGTGAGTCGTTACTAAGGGTGTCGCATCGACGCTTCCCTGCCGCCCTGGAGTCGTGCTGACGCTGGCGATTCGTTCCATTCACTATCTCACGCTTCGCTTGTTCCTCACCAACTCTACGACGCGACTTGCTATGGCCTACGGTGTTCACTGGCCTCTCTCCGCATCTCTCGCCCGCTCGACTGGGAATCTTCCATACGCCTCGAATCATCCCCTTGGCCTCTCACCTTGACTCTGGCTATCAGGTGCCGACTTCCTCACTCGCGAgctcgttgtcgacgaccgcgtcgtGACGATGCAGCTCTGGGACACGGCAGGCCAGGAGCGCTTCCAGTCGCTCGGTGTCGCCTTCTACCGTGGTGCCGACTGCTGCGTCCTCGTCTACGACGTCAACTCGAGCAAGAGCTTTGAGGCTCTCGATGGATGGCGGGACGAGTTCCTCGTTCAGGTGAGTGTTGTTGTCTTGGTTAGGCTGGGGCACGGTGATGTCACTTGTCCGTGTGGGACAGGCACTACTCGCTCCAGCCCGTTCACCATGGCCCGGGCGACTGACAAGTGCAGGCCTCTCCACACGACCCTGAGAACTTCCCCTTCGTCGTGTTGGGTAACAAGATTGACATGGAGGAGTCGAAGCGCATGGTGAGTGTCACTTGAAAGAGAAGGATGATGAGCGTCTGACACCTGCCTCAGGTCTCACAAAAGCGGGCCATGACTTGGTGCCAGGCCAAGGGCAACATCCCATACTTTGAGACCTCGGCCAAGGAGGCGATCAACGTCGAGCAGGCGTTCCAGACCATTGCCAAGAACGCGCTGGCACAGGAGGCCGAAACCGAGCTGTAGGTTCAATACCCCTCCCCTTTGATAGTCGCTCACACTACACAGCTACGCCGACTACCCCGACCCGATCAGGATCGACTCGGACAACTCCCAGAACTACGGCTGCAGCTGCTAATGGGCGCTCATGACCCTCCGCACCCCAGCCGCCCGCCTTGCTTGCAGACCCGCCTCCTTACCCGCGCACGTTTAATTCCCCCGGTCGGCCTTTCAAGCCATTGCCGTTCCTTACAGGCTTCACATTCTCCCATTTCCAAGTCCAGTCCTTCGATGTCGTCCCTGTAGACCTTTTGTGTATAGCTAGTGATGGGAGGGAAGGAGGGGACGGGCGGGCACTGGCAGTACGACAGAGACTAGTGATGCATTGTGTGTTGGCGTTTGAGTGTGGCAGCTTCGGTCAGTTGGGGCGTGGTGGCACTTTTAGCGTCGTTAGAATACACTGCATATAGAAACAAGCGTTATGGATGGATGGGGGCCGGCCCTTTTTTACTAGCGAGCATGGGTCTCACCGTCGTCCTCCGCACGCCCATGAGCATGAGGGtacgcctcctcctcagcaaGAGGAGTAGGTGGAGCCCAGCTGGGGTTGTAACTAGGGGGCACAATCGTCGACTCTACCACTCCGGCGTCCTCTTCCTGCGTGTactcctcgacggcggggaaATTGCTTTCGCTGACGGCAGTGCGGGGCTTGTTGTGGGCGAGGAAGGGATgtgacgagcccgagccgccagcactgctgctgccaagcGAGTTGAACCACGTCTGGCTACtgctcggggtcgaggtcgagccgcCCGACCGCAGCTCAGGCATATCAGGCTCAAGCGAGGACGAAGCCGCAACCGAGCCTTCGCCGCGGGGCGAGTCCTCGCCAACACCGCGGATGGTAGGAAGAAGCACCGACGACGGAAcggtcgacgtcgggccAGGCGTGTACGGCACGTTGAGGTGTGCGCTCTGCATCGGATCCAGAACGGACGACGggacggccgagggcgggccgcgcgcgtggtggacgtggaacgcgctgggcggcggtgcaccGTTACCGCGCTGGCGGCCCTGCGCCGCTTCAtgcgccttggcggccaTGACCTGCGCGCGGTGGTTCTGGCTGACATACCCCATGGCGTCGGGCGTCGGCTGGGTAAGGCgtgtctcctcgtcgcccgatgacgagcccgagccgtcgcgctgcttgGGCTCGATCTCGAACGGCGTCGGGTCGGACACGATGGGGCTcggcttgcgcttgcgcctGCAGCACCTGAACGCGATGaacgcgagcagcgcgagcaggatcacgccgatgccgatacacacgccgacgacgggccagAGCCACTTGCGCACGCGGTGCACTACGGGCGGGGGCTCGGACGAcgtggcggccggcgccgcctcggctgTCGTGTTGGGAATCGCCTGGTTCGACATGAAGACGGCGCCCGTGAGCTCcatcgcgccgcgctcgtacGAGGTGACCGCGCCGGTCGCGTTGAACTTGGAGATGCCCGGGACGACCTTTGACCGAGTAGGTTACGTTGGGgttgagcggcgcggcgtacAGCAGCCCCTGGTTGCGGTACGGCGAGTAGGCGCCGTGCGAGAGCGTGTAGTTCAtctggcgggcgggcgggtacGGGTCCCACTCGAGCGTGAACTCTGTGTTGGTCGGGCCCATGATTCCCGCGAGCTGGAGGAACGACGTGTTGGCCGGGATCGGGATGGTGATGTTGCCGTTTGTCGTGGCGAGGGCCGTGTAGTTGTTGACGGCGTGCGTCGCGTTTCCAGACGTGTTTTGCGCCACGGTCCAGTTGCCCTCGAGCTTGAAGTCGGGGttgggcttgccgtcgacgacaaacGCGGCCTGCTTCATCACGACCTGGTCCATGGCGGTTGCCTCAGACTCCATGCCAGTGAACACGGTGTAGCCTGTGATCCTCAGGCGGCCGGCATACAGCCGCGCGTGGATGTTGTAGCTCCCCCACGCCATGAACTTTGTGTCAAAGATGTCAGGGCCGACCGTGCCCTCCGCGTTAAGCTGGGGCGTCATGACcacgggctcgggcggcaTGTCAGAGCCCAGGCCAGCGATGAAGTGGTAGCAGCTGAGGTTCATGGGCTGTGTGTTGCCGTTGAGCTGGTCGATTGTGCCGTGGATAATGATGCGGTTGCCGATAAAGCCCGCGTTGAACACGGTGCGCAGCGTGTCCACCTCGTGCCCGTACTCGGTGTAGATGGACGGCGCGAAGGCCGTCGTGTTGAGTGTCGTGGCGTTGTAGGCCATGATGCTGCGCGACACGTCGCCGATGCCCGTCTCGGTGTTGTCGGCAGTCCCGTCATATGTCACGTTCCACATCGAGTAGTTGCGCATCTCGGTCAGGTTGTAGCTGTACATCGAGTCGGGCGTGTACACGAACATGCCGTTCTCGGTGGGGATGGACACGTTGAACTTGAGAGCGGGCTCCCTGTCGACCACGTACTGCGCGCCTGGCGGCCCATGGGGGTACCATTGTCCGGTTGGCTCGGGCGCGGCAGAGCTGCTTGTTGCGTTTGTAGGTGATGCCGAGGTGCTAGCAGTGGAAGAAGAGTCactggcggaggaggaagagtCCTGTGCAATCGCCTGCGGAAGGTAGCCAcacacggcggcgccaagggCCACAGCAGCCACAAACGATGCCGGTCGGATCGACATCATTGTCGGTTGCCTTGTCGTCGTTTCCGTTAATCTACAGTCGTAAAAGAGGAAGAGAGAAAGCGTTGATAGATCGACAGAACAAGGGGGAAGAACTGGTATCGCGAGAAGCCACCACCTGTTGGCAGTAACACCCctctctcctctctctcctctctctGCTGTTCACTGCCGCCGCACTACCACGAATGCCGCACTGCACCATGTGCAAAGGGGGCCTCGAAGGGGTCGAGGGTCTGTCACTCTCGTAACATCCAATcttggcctgctgctgcacagTGCCTGCCTGTCTCCACTACGTAGGCGGCGTGGTATGCCGGGACCAGCGGTGTCATCAGAGTcgcgaggcaggcaggccggCAGGCAGGTGAGGAGTCGTCAAAGTGTCCGAGGGGCTCTGGTTTCTGTTTCGACGCAGGCGGGGCAAGGAGGGGGATTCCCAGGGTAAGCCGCCCATCTGGCGAGCAGCTGTTGACTacacccgccgcctcgcctcgcttgCTTCCAGGTCCCGACAGCGTCTCACATGGAGCGCAGTCTCCACAGTATTAGGCCCTGCGATAAGGTTTAGTATCGGGACGGGCGTGAGGCCTGGCCTTTTTTGGCACGGCGCACGCTCCAAGCAACGCGCGGGCAACGGTGCATGAGACCGGAGGCAAgagccacacccacccacccacccacccggtTTTGCCCCTCCCACGTTTCCCTGGGCGGATGTCAATCTTGTGTGCAAGCCTTCCTTGACCCGAGCCCTCGACATGCTGGCAGAATTACGGCGAGGCACCTACTCTCCCCCGTCCCGGACGCCTGTCACCCCTCTAGGCCAACAACGTCAATCGGTCCCAGTGCCTGGGCCGCGCCATTGACGGGCGTCGGTGGGAGGACGCGAGCAGCAGACCAGCCAGCTCAGAGCAATgtcctcgacgtgcgcgtACCCTGTGTGTTTTGGCGACAGTGCGCCGCCCACTACCCCCGCTCACCCGGCACTAGctacctcgccgcccgctgaGCTCGTGGGTTCCTGCAATCAAGCCAGCACATTTGTACATCGGGGGCAAAGTTTTCCGCCCGCAGTGTCGGCATCCGGGATCGGCAGCCACGGGTGACTCGGGAGCTACTTAGTTCCTCGTTGGCTGCTTTTGCAatgtggtgtgtgtgtgccaaGAGCGCGTGTGTCGAGCACGCAAGACGAAAGACGTGTGCGTGTcctcgtctcgtcgacggcgcagaTCAAACAGAATGAGGGTCTGTCACTTGCCAAAGGGGGCAGGAAGGCGACTCCAGACGGGGGTTAAtcaagacgacgagggatCTTCACAATGTGCAGCATGCAGCTTCCTAGGAACCTTACTCGGGGGCATGTGGGCTGGCGTCCTTTCTTAGCCCGTTAGGTCCGTTGGACTGCCACCCtccccttgccctcctccccgtGCACAGTTCCAGAGAGCACAACAAAGTGCCAAGTGTGCGCCACCCCGGGTGTTCCAACGATCGCCTCTGTTCAGGAGCTCATCGTCCTTCCCTTGCTTTGTCTGGATGCGatcactggctggctggctggctggccgcaCACACTGCGGGGGTCAtctgtcgtcgagcacgcctTCGCTGATCACGATCAAAGTGCATATTCTTTCTGCTTCTCCTTGCGACGCCGTACCTCGACAAACCTTGTTGACTGCGCCAAGTTGAAACGGGAGGGCCATTTGGTATGCGGTGACCCAGCGGTGACCCAGCAGAGTTGAAGACCATGTCTTAGTTGGAATCTTAACAGACGCGCGACTATGGCAAGGTGCTTGCTGGGGCCATACGCATACCCAGAACCTTGGCAGCGTACGGCAACTGCAGCACCGAGACAGCATCGGATCATTCTTCAGCTCCCGCCGTGGACCATGTTGCCCTACTCTCCGTGAAACAACAGTCGGGCAGGGGAGTTGAATGCTCCGAGACTGCACAAACATTGAGGATTCCGGCGGATGTTCTCATGATATGATCGCGCGCGCCTTGGAGAGGTCGATGGTTGCAGTGCGTGCAGGTTGCGGCGCTCAACAACAAAACCTGGTCGCGCGGGATCCTAGCACGAGCCCGTCGTAGTTGACTCCTCAACACACTAGCCACCCAAGCGCCTGTCCGTCCGCATCTCACTCCCCCACACCGCTCTGAACTTGCTCTGCATCGGATGATTCGCCGTTTTGCCGTCGCGAAAAGCGCCGCAagtcgcgtcgcgctgggTCTGTGGGCAGTGACCGAGTGACCAAAGGAGGTGACGCGTGGCGCGGCTCTCGCTGGTCCACTGGCGCGCTGGCTATCAGTGCACAAACGGACACTGCCGTCGTTGGGCGTGAAGTCCCGAACCAGGATAGGAGAGACGTCCCGAGCGCAGGCCCCGTTGGGGAGGAGGCGCCGACGGGCCGTCATGTGAGCATGTCTGGCGTGCACCGTGGATGTGGGGGAGAAGTTATGTTgggcgcgctgcggcgcagTGACACGAGGTTTGCCGCGTTTCGTCTTTCCGCGCGTCCCAatgtggtgggtgggacgACAGTCGATGGCAGGCAGCACTGATCTTGCTGTGGTCGGCCCATCCACCGGCTGGATCTCGCTCACGGGCCCACAGACCACAGACGCCTCGGGCTGTTGCAGCCGAGATAGCCAAGCCTTGGACTCATTGGCCTGCGCTTCAAGCAGCCAACAAGCGGCAGAAAACGGCGCACACGAGCGATTTTGTGCAGTTTGCGGAGGCTTCATGGAAGGAGGAGTGCGCAGTCGCACTGCTcttgttattgttgttgttgctggaACATGGTGCAGTGTGCAATGACGCATTTAGTGCCAGATAGAGTCACTTGGCGAACAGGAAAGGAAGGGAAGCCTAACTGCATTACAATTTCTTCCTATTCAGAATAGTCGCGCTTTTGTAATGCTTCGAGTTTTAATTTGACGccacccgcccactcgctggacgcgccgcgcgcccgaATTCATTTTTGCCAGACGCGGAGTGAGTGGATGGGGGTGGGTTTGTTGCCAGATCCGTCCAAGCCGCCGTCAACAAACTCTACTCGCGAGTTGGAGTTGTGCATAGCCGCCCTCGTCAACCCGCCGCTCTCACTCTCAACTCTCATCTACATTCTCGACATCTCCGTCGTCCCCATTTGACAGCGACAAGCGAGCTTCACACACACGGCCGACTGCTCCGCTCTGCTTTGCTCTGCTCCTGCACTTGCCCCCAAACACAACAACTGGACACAACCTCCATCGCCGTGCGACCCCGCGGCGACCAGCACCAATGCCctcctcaaagtcgtccCTCGACAAGCGTGACGTCTACTACCGCAAGGGCAAGAGCGATGGTGCGTTGCTTGTCCACTCTTGGCATGACTTGCTAGCCTCATATACGGCTCACGTCGTGGTCCAAGGATCACGCAAGGGACATCGAGTCGGACCCACTTGTACCTCTGTCAACGTCCCGGACGAATGACGTCCCGCTCAGCCTCCATCTGTCCCCCCTCTCTCTACATTGCAACCTCCATCGGAATGCAGATGCTGACACTTCTTGCTCAGGCTACCGCGCACGATCGGCGTACAAGCTTCTTCATCTCGGTGGGTAGTCACGGTTTCACACTGTCCTTGAGGCTGGCTAACCTCGCCCAGATGAAGAGTTCGACCTCTTCCGTGGCGTGACCACAGCTGTTGACCTCTGTGCCGCCCCCGGATCATGGTCTCAGGTCCTTGGACAGCGTTTGAAGTGAGTTGATCAGCATCGGCAAGATTGCTCTCTCGCCAGTCCTTTACCCCGAAGCTGCCCGCTGACCACCATAGGCCGGGTTTCAACGCTGGTGACAACCGGGTGGTTTCCATCGACCTCCAGCCCATGGTACGTGGTCTCTTCATCGTCCAATGgctgggggggggggggtggtACCgtggggctggcgggcggctgTGTCAGGTGCTGCGGATGCGGGCAGAGCTCGGTCCACATCTCGGTCCACGGTGGACAAGGCAATGGCCGAGTTTCCCGAAGTTTCTGTTCCCCTGCAGAGCTACTGCCCCGTGTTTGGTCCAAGATGGGGCTGCGCTCTGTCCTTGTCGGACCAGATCAGCCACCCTGTCGGTGGCGCATTTGCTTCTGTTCTGCGCCTGTTTCAGATCGGACGCATTGCATTGTGCCCAAAGATTCGCCCCAAGCTGTGGAGGGCGACGCAAAGCAGAGGCCTCGCTGACCTTCACAGGCCCCTCTTACCGGTCTCACTCTCCTCCAGACTGATATCACTCTTCCCTCGACTGTACCGCTTGTTCTCGACGCTCTCGGTGGGCGAaaggccgacctcgtcatCTGTGACGGAGCGCCTGACGTCACCGGTGTCCACGACCTCGATGCCTACATTCACTCCCAGCTCTTACTCGCCGCTCTCACTCTGAGTCTCACACTCCTCGCGCCTGGGGCGACTCTCATCTTCAAGATCTTCCTGTCACCCAACGATCCCACGGCAGCTCTCCTTCAATCTCAACTGAGAGCCTTCTTCCCAGCACCACCTCCAGGATCCTCGAGCGGCGACCCGGCTAGCTTTGCCGAGattgaggacgacggcgacgaccttgacctTGGTCCAGAGGACGACAGCacagcccccgccgcgctggccaGTACCAGTGCTCCGGGACCTGGCTTCGACTCCTTTGGTAGGAGAGGAGGAGTTTGGATTCGCAAgccccgcagcagccgcaagGGCAGCGGAGAGGCCTTCGTCGTCTGCCGCAACTTCGACCCAGCTTCCCTTCCACTTCCGGCTGAGTTTACCCCGGAATCTCTCACTGCTCTCCGgcagcacgtcggcggcacgctcaCTCTGGAGTCACTTGGCTCCTTGGGCACAGATTcttcctccgccaccacTTCCGCAGTCGCCGCCTGGCCTGCAACCAAAGGCTTTGTCGGCACTGGCAATCTGAACAGCGGCAGCTCTCTCTCCGGTCGTAAGACTCGGCAGGCTCTCAGTTTGGACGTTTCTGGCGGCCCCCATCAACGCGATCATTCGCTGGGCAGCATCGAAGGTGCCCCGAGTCCCGTGGAAGCACACCACAACCTTTTCCCATCAACGGACCAATCTCCTGGTCTCGTGCAGCCCAAACCAGTTGCAGCGGTGGACCGCGTGCGTCAGCGGGCAACCTCTGAATTTGCCCAAAGTACTCCGAGCTCGGCTTTGGATACATCAGGCATGAACACCCCGGCCGTGTCGACTCCTATCCCATTGCCTTCACCAGTGCCAGGCTTTGCGCGTGACCATCCATTTCGGGATCACACGTTTCGGAGCTCTCAAGACCATGGCTTTGAGCCAGGTGTTCGCCAGATGCGCGATCTCTCAAGCGACGGCTTTCACGAGGGCTCTTCGCTTGGGTACAACGATCTGGCGGCCTACTCGCAAGGCCTCAGCCCCACAAGCCTCTCCTCCCTTCATGGTACATCGCCCCTTTCAGCTACAGGCTGGACAGCACGGGAGAGAGACATTGTTGCGTCAATGCCGCAAGGCGATGGGGCTGTGTCGCCGACGTTGAGTTCATCCTCGAAGACGGACGCCTTTTTCTCAACTTCTCAACGCGACTCGCTTCCAGTCCCTCCCAGACCTCTCCCAGGCTCGGCCAGTTTGGGGCGTGCAAATTCCCTGGGCCGAGGacctgcccccgcccgcgcccgtgTTGTGACTACACCAGCAGGCCCGGGAGACAACATCTCGTCAACATCGCCGACTTTCACGCAGCCTACTGGTCTGCGCTCAGTCACCGGCCCCCAACCACCACAGCCTTCCACTCCTCCACCGGCGTTTCCCATCACGTCGACTATTCAAGTCACCTCTCCCGACCCCATCGGCGCGACCCTTCCTGTCATGTCGCCGCCAAGGGGTGCTCAGGCCAATCTCCCTGTGACACCATCGCCGCTTTCGCCGAAGAGGTCCATGGGCACTTTCCATCCAACAGGTGGTGATACCAGCCGTCGCGGCGTTTCTCCCCGGCCTACGATCCGCCAGCCGCGGCCTGACAGCTACATTGCGCGTGAGGTGCACCACGCCGAACCTGGCGAAGTCGCCGTCAAAGCTGGAGATGTCTTGAGCCCTGTGGCCGACGACAGCTTTCCCGTGCGTTCGTCGGAGGCCCCCGGCTCGTGGCGCCTGCGTAGTCTGCTGGGGCAGGGTGCTTTCGCGAGCGTCTGGTCTGGCGACGCAGAAGGAGACGGCGAGACTCCTCGAGGCACAGTTGCTGCCGTCAAGCTAGTGgaccgcggcgcgtgcaCCCGCAACTCGAGAACCGCCATTGCCTTCTACAGAGAGGTCGAGGTTCTCCGGCACCTCGTCCACCCCGGCATCGTTGGGTACTACTGCCACTTCTCGACTGATACGCACCACTGCCTGGTGCTGGAGCGCCTTTCTGGCGGTGAACTGTTCTCCCTCGTTGAGGATGAGCGAAACCGTTCACGAATGCTGCGTGCTGGGcccgacgaccccgagggcTTCGGTCTCGTCAGGAGGATTttcggcgagctggcccgTGCAGTGTCCTGGCTGCATGAAGTCGAGGTCGTTCATCGAGACATCAAACTTGAGAGTGAGTACATTAGTGTTTGAGACATTTCAGCTGACTTGTCCAGACATTCTCCTTACCGTGAATCCGTTCTCGCTTCCGCCAACAGCCACTGGTTCGATCCCCCTGGATCGTCTCCCCGTGCCTCTTGTCAAGCTCACAGACTTTGGCCTGTCGAGATTCATCCGCGCTGATTCGCCACTCTTGACTACCAGATGTGGAAGCGAGGCGTTTGCTGCCCCCGAGGTCATCATGGGCAACCTCTACGACGGTCGCCGTACGGACGCATGGGCCCTCGGTGTTGTTCTTTACGCCCTGGTGGCCGGTGAGCTGCCGTTCGACGCAGATGCTCCTCTTCCacctggtcgagctcgtgctggATCAACTGCCTCTACCGCGTCCACTTCAGCATCGGAGAACGCTCGTGAGAACAGGCGACGTACAATGCACCGCATTGCCAAGGGAGAGTATGCCTGGCGCGACGGAGTTGGCACTCCGGCGCTTCATCGCCTTGTTGCCAGACTCCTTGTTCGCGATCCTTCCCGCCGATCGCGCGTCGCTGAGCTCTGGCAGGAGGAGTGGATGTCGACTGGGCCTGGGgctgtgccgccgcctcacgAGCCAATGCCTTCGAAGGCAGCCCCTTCAAGCTCGGCCCAGGCTGGAAGTGAAGACCTCCTTCAGGAAGTCGTTCCCGACATCCCGCGCCGTGCCAGCGATGCACCGCACGTTGTGGTTCAACATGGCCTTTTGGTCGACCACGAGAGAATCGACGATGTCGCCAGGCAGGACGTGAGCGCCAACCAAGCGTACGATCAGTAGGGCTGGCTACAGACATTGAAGTAGCGAAGAAGAAGTTATCATTGATCTGGAGTTCATCCATAGCATAATCAGTAATGTCATACAGTATGCACAACCATTTTCACAACAGCCTTCAGAACTCAGACGCGGCGGGATCGCTGGCAACCGTGTTGGCGACCTTGACCAGTGACGGCCAGTGACCCGTTTGCCAGTTAGCCGTAACACCATCCACCAGGGGGTCAGACAAGCCGCTGGTTAGCCGCATCGTTCCCAGTTAATACTTCATACACAGAGTCGACCCGTCTATAAtacctcgagctcgccggtcAGAAGTGGGCGCGACTACtgggccttcttctcctggacctcggccttggaAGCAGCGTCCTCGGCGAACGCGAGGTAAACGTAGCCACCGAGGACAatgttggcggcgaggacggccgaGAGCGCCGCGTACGCCGTGTTGCCTGCACGTGTCAGTGTGTCCCGAGGGGCGGAGAGCAGCAATGGTGGTGCAGGCGGCACAAAGTGCCTGGGGCCAAGTCGACTCACCATTCCAGAGGTGCTGGACGGTGACAAAGTATGTTGAGATTGGCACGATGGCCATGAGGACGGCAAAGGTGAAGAGCTTCAACAGGACACCcctgggcggcgcggtcaGCAAGCTCGGCGGTCAACGTGAGCCCGGCGGCGAGAATAGAAGCCGAAGGGCCGGCGCCTGGGCCACAAACTCACTGCTCGATGCCCTG encodes the following:
- the VMA21 gene encoding Vacuolar ATPase assembly integral membrane protein VMA21, translated to MPASGKMAAPPSQGIEQGVLLKLFTFAVLMAIVPISTYFVTVQHLWNGNTAYAALSAVLAANIVLGGYVYLAFAEDAASKAEVQEKKAQ
- the SPAC4F10.03c gene encoding Putative tRNA (cytidine(32)/guanosine(34)-2'-O)-methyltransferase, whose amino-acid sequence is MPSSKSSLDKRDVYYRKGKSDGYRARSAYKLLHLDEEFDLFRGVTTAVDLCAAPGSWSQVLGQRLKPGFNAGDNRVVSIDLQPMAPLTGLTLLQTDITLPSTVPLVLDALGGRKADLVICDGAPDVTGVHDLDAYIHSQLLLAALTLSLTLLAPGATLIFKIFLSPNDPTAALLQSQLRAFFPAPPPGSSSGDPASFAEIEDDGDDLDLGPEDDSTAPAALASTSAPGPGFDSFGRRGGVWIRKPRSSRKGSGEAFVVCRNFDPASLPLPAEFTPESLTALRQHVGGTLTLESLGSLGTDSSSATTSAVAAWPATKGFVGTGNLNSGSSLSGRKTRQALSLDVSGGPHQRDHSLGSIEGAPSPVEAHHNLFPSTDQSPGLVQPKPVAAVDRVRQRATSEFAQSTPSSALDTSGMNTPAVSTPIPLPSPVPGFARDHPFRDHTFRSSQDHGFEPGVRQMRDLSSDGFHEGSSLGYNDLAAYSQGLSPTSLSSLHGTSPLSATGWTARERDIVASMPQGDGAVSPTLSSSSKTDAFFSTSQRDSLPVPPRPLPGSASLGRANSLGRGPAPARARVVTTPAGPGDNISSTSPTFTQPTGLRSVTGPQPPQPSTPPPAFPITSTIQVTSPDPIGATLPVMSPPRGAQANLPVTPSPLSPKRSMGTFHPTGGDTSRRGVSPRPTIRQPRPDSYIAREVHHAEPGEVAVKAGDVLSPVADDSFPVRSSEAPGSWRLRSLLGQGAFASVWSGDAEGDGETPRGTVAAVKLVDRGACTRNSRTAIAFYREVEVLRHLVHPGIVGYYCHFSTDTHHCLVLERLSGGELFSLVEDERNRSRMLRAGPDDPEGFGLVRRIFGELARAVSWLHEVEVVHRDIKLENILLTVNPFSLPPTATGSIPLDRLPVPLVKLTDFGLSRFIRADSPLLTTRCGSEAFAAPEVIMGNLYDGRRTDAWALGVVLYALVAGELPFDADAPLPPGRARAGSTASTASTSASENARENRRRTMHRIAKGEYAWRDGVGTPALHRLVARLLVRDPSRRSRVAELWQEEWMSTGPGAVPPPHEPMPSKAAPSSSAQAGSEDLLQEVVPDIPRRASDAPHVVVQHGLLVDHERIDDVARQDVSANQAYDQ
- the 17E5.300 gene encoding putative Ras-related protein Rab7, producing the protein MSARKKVLLKVIILGDSGVGKTSLMNQYVNKRFSNQYKATIGADFLTRELVVDDRVVTMQLWDTAGQERFQSLGVAFYRGADCCVLVYDVNSSKSFEALDGWRDEFLVQASPHDPENFPFVVLGNKIDMEESKRMVSQKRAMTWCQAKGNIPYFETSAKEAINVEQAFQTIAKNALAQEAETELYADYPDPIRIDSDNSQNYGCSC